In Rhodamnia argentea isolate NSW1041297 chromosome 11, ASM2092103v1, whole genome shotgun sequence, one genomic interval encodes:
- the LOC115751196 gene encoding GATA transcription factor 17-like isoform X1 has translation MKTVSKSSSMLGKPKKQAVASLTTPSRRSRTKTRKPKFLSLGLQISPQSSRASADHMNRTYHRKTSRHRRRKHQLNLFPLHPQTHSANHGDGDQDHLHDENDVALLFDSAAGAAGATLTGLLAPTSAVAAAPASSGVKEEEESAVSSLIRCAMKSSSRDRGGSSEEKWVCYSEVIVEAEKKAEMEEVTSCAADAWRGGRGTHHGTMLSLKLDYQEILDAWSDKGSLFVCGGDASHETPQTVPDLMRVDNQGPTDGWENVWRVPERAVETEATVKVRDVITEGGDSGKLSDKIRQREASVMRYKEKRHSRLFSKRIRYEVRKLNAQKRPRIKGRFVRRDCED, from the exons ATGAAGACCGTGTCCAAGTCCTCCTCCATGCTTGGCAAACCGAAGAAGCAAGCCGTAGCCTCCCTCACCACCCCATCTCGCAGATCAAGAACCAAGACTCGCAAGCCCAAGTTCTTGAGCCTCGGCCTTCAAATCTCCCCTCAAAGCTCCCGAGCGAGCGCCGACCACATGAACCGTACTTACCACCGCAAAACCagtcgccaccgccgccgtaAACACCAGCTGAACTTGTTCCCCCTCCACCCACAAACCCACTCGGCCAACCACGGCGACGGAGATCAAGACCATCTCCACGAcgaaaacgacgtcgccctgCTGTTCGACTCCGCCGCCGGCGCCGCCGGCGCCACCCTGACCGGCCTCCTCGCCCCCACCTCGGCAGTCGCCGCCGCACCCGCCTCCTCCGgggtgaaggaggaggaagaatcgGCGGTGTCGTCGCTGATACGGTGCGCTATGAAGAGCAGCAGCAGAGATAGGGGGGGCAGCAGCGAAGAGAAGTGGGTTTGCTACAGCGAGGTCATCGTCGAGGCGGAGAAGAAGGCGGAGATGGAGGAAGTGACCAGCTGCGCCGCCGACGCGTGGAGGGGAGGGCGGGGAACGCACCACGGGACGATGCTGTCGCTGAAGCTCGACTATCAGGAGATCCTGGACGCCTGGTCCGACAAGGGCTCGCTCTTCGTTTGTGGCGGGGATGCCAGCCACGAGACGCCTCAGACCGTGCCCGACTTGATGCGCGTTGACAAC caggGGCCGACGGATGGGTGGGAAAATGTGTGGAGAGTCCCGGAGAGAGCGGTGGAAACTGAAGCCACCGTCAAGGTCAGGGATGTGATCACGGAGGGCGGCGACAGCGGCAAGCTCAGCGACAAGATTAGACAACGAGAGGCGAGCGTGATGCGGTACAAGGAGAAGAGGCACAGCCGGCTCTTCTCCAAGCGCATTCGGTACGAGGTCAGGAAGCTCAATGCCCAGAAACGACCCCGTATTAAG GGCCGATTCGTGCGAAGAGATTGCGAAGATTAA
- the LOC115751196 gene encoding uncharacterized protein LOC115751196 isoform X2 has protein sequence MKTVSKSSSMLGKPKKQAVASLTTPSRRSRTKTRKPKFLSLGLQISPQSSRASADHMNRTYHRKTSRHRRRKHQLNLFPLHPQTHSANHGDGDQDHLHDENDVALLFDSAAGAAGATLTGLLAPTSAVAAAPASSGVKEEEESAVSSLIRCAMKSSSRDRGGSSEEKWVCYSEVIVEAEKKAEMEEVTSCAADAWRGGRGTHHGTMLSLKLDYQEILDAWSDKGSLFVCGGDASHETPQTVPDLMRVDNGPTDGWENVWRVPERAVETEATVKVRDVITEGGDSGKLSDKIRQREASVMRYKEKRHSRLFSKRIRYEVRKLNAQKRPRIKGRFVRRDCED, from the exons ATGAAGACCGTGTCCAAGTCCTCCTCCATGCTTGGCAAACCGAAGAAGCAAGCCGTAGCCTCCCTCACCACCCCATCTCGCAGATCAAGAACCAAGACTCGCAAGCCCAAGTTCTTGAGCCTCGGCCTTCAAATCTCCCCTCAAAGCTCCCGAGCGAGCGCCGACCACATGAACCGTACTTACCACCGCAAAACCagtcgccaccgccgccgtaAACACCAGCTGAACTTGTTCCCCCTCCACCCACAAACCCACTCGGCCAACCACGGCGACGGAGATCAAGACCATCTCCACGAcgaaaacgacgtcgccctgCTGTTCGACTCCGCCGCCGGCGCCGCCGGCGCCACCCTGACCGGCCTCCTCGCCCCCACCTCGGCAGTCGCCGCCGCACCCGCCTCCTCCGgggtgaaggaggaggaagaatcgGCGGTGTCGTCGCTGATACGGTGCGCTATGAAGAGCAGCAGCAGAGATAGGGGGGGCAGCAGCGAAGAGAAGTGGGTTTGCTACAGCGAGGTCATCGTCGAGGCGGAGAAGAAGGCGGAGATGGAGGAAGTGACCAGCTGCGCCGCCGACGCGTGGAGGGGAGGGCGGGGAACGCACCACGGGACGATGCTGTCGCTGAAGCTCGACTATCAGGAGATCCTGGACGCCTGGTCCGACAAGGGCTCGCTCTTCGTTTGTGGCGGGGATGCCAGCCACGAGACGCCTCAGACCGTGCCCGACTTGATGCGCGTTGACAAC gGGCCGACGGATGGGTGGGAAAATGTGTGGAGAGTCCCGGAGAGAGCGGTGGAAACTGAAGCCACCGTCAAGGTCAGGGATGTGATCACGGAGGGCGGCGACAGCGGCAAGCTCAGCGACAAGATTAGACAACGAGAGGCGAGCGTGATGCGGTACAAGGAGAAGAGGCACAGCCGGCTCTTCTCCAAGCGCATTCGGTACGAGGTCAGGAAGCTCAATGCCCAGAAACGACCCCGTATTAAG GGCCGATTCGTGCGAAGAGATTGCGAAGATTAA
- the LOC115751096 gene encoding early nodulin-20 → MASRLVVLSLAIAAAVGSVSAEAPAAEPAAAPQGSSSSSSPLASSPSPTASAPAVSISPKAPQVSSPASPAATPSVDDTAMTPAPSPDADLLSQPAPSSKASVAPAADASDLASPAEAPASSGAAAVKISASAALAAAGLFFF, encoded by the coding sequence ATGGCTAGTCGACTTGTGGTGCTTTCCCTAGCTATCGCGGCAGCTGTTGGGTCAGTCTCGGCCGAGGCACCGGCAGCCGAACCTGCTGCCGCCCCCCAaggctcctcctcctcgtcatcGCCCCTCGCTAGCTCCCCGTCCCCCACGGCATCGGCCCCTGCCGTGTCGATCTCCCCCAAGGCTCCTCAGGTCTCCTCCCCCGCCTCTCCTGCTGCCACCCCATCCGTCGATGACACTGCCATGACACCAGCACCGTCTCCCGATGCCGATTTGTTGTCCCAGCCTGCACCCTCCAGCAAGGCCTCCGTTGCACCAGCGGCCGATGCCTCTGACTTGGCCTCACCGGCCGAGGCCCCAGCCAGCAGCGGCGCAGCCGCAGTCAAGATCTCGGCCTCCGCTGCTCTCGCTGCCGCAgggctctttttcttttaa